The DNA region TATTTGTTATGTATGCTTGGACACTATTTTCCTTGACAGTATACCTTACATGTGATCTGGGTAATTATGAGTAGTACTCTAGCAGTTTATtttatctcagaccttacactgttagcctaggatatggtttcatgtatggatatatactttgtttacccagtagtatctgctatttatctttccgagactgtatccttttgcattcctgttctttatgatactcatgcactgtctattctattacccgctgagtctttatactcaccacccacattggtaatttcaccaggtagctgatagtGATACTAGTAcacatggaggaggatcccgactgccggtcccacaacacttccgaggacggttttatggttttggttttcattttattgtgagttaaacttttgaatttatcattgtaataattgagctgtggacttgttattttgtatttggttgttttgtcgaggagtcaagccgggctggcccgcggtgagttttcattactttatacttgttattcttgttttccgctgtgtttgattttacagccatgtgggctgcatattatctgcgtgattgtgatttaatttgcatatgtattatctgttggtgatgtataccggtTCGATTTGTCACTGCTATaggggaggtgttgtccgattttggtcggacaaccttactctcggggcgtgacaatttattggtatcagagctacaggtttACGATGCTAGATTCTtacgttttggatttttttttttcgtgATTTTTCCTCGAAGTGACTTTTTgggatttgggaccaggcagcggtgGAACACCCCCAAGTTATAGGCTGTAAGTTTTATAAGTACAAACTTATATTGTTTGTAGTACTTATTAGTGGTTTACACCAAGTATGAGACGTGGTCGATCGGTAGCCGGTGCTCGTCGTGGTCCGGGACGACCACGGAAACAACCCATTGAGGCTGAGGAACCAGAACCAGTGACTCAGGAGGCGGATTCTTCTAGGGATCCAACGGATGTTGAGACGGTTAGTCGGGGACAGACCCATCAGACTCCTTGAGATCAGGGACATCAGCCTCAGGAGATCCCTTCAGTCATACCTTCTGGTAGAAATCGGGAATTTCAGCCTAAGGGGATTCCCTCCGGGATACCATCAGCATTTCCTACTCCTGCTACTACTGACTGGATGAGGGATAGAGCGCGTATACCACTGTTGGCAAGGTCCGTCAAGGACAGGGTTACTCTATACCAGGGCGGAGCAGACCCCTGGGCTGCTCGTAGCTGGTTGAAGAATTTGGAAAGCACTTTCGGATACATGAGTTGTTCAGATGAAGAGAAAGTGGAATTGGCTGCGTATCATCTCCGGGATCAGGCAGTCACATGGTGGGAGATGCAGAAGACAATCTTTGGGGAACAGCGCATCACATGGGTGATGTTCCGGGATGCTTTTGAGCGCTAGTATTTTCCAGCCACATTCTGTTTAGCTCGATGCCAGGAATTTCTGAATCTCAAGCAGGGCAATCGATCGGTGATGGAGTACAACGCTGAATTCTGTAGATTGGCTGAGTTTTGCCCTCATTTGGTGGCACAGGATTATGACCGGATGCAGCAGTTCACCCAGGGTTTAGCAGCATATATTCGGCTCAGGATGTCAAGATTTCCAGGTAGCTCCTACCGAGAAGTTTTGGATCGTGCACTGTTTATCGAGATGACTCAGCAGCAGGTAAATCAGGAGAAAGGCCATGATAAGCAGTCGTCACAAAAGAGAGGGAACAAAGGTCAGAGTTCACAGGCTACCACGGGAGGATCTTCTCGGCCGCAGAAGTCAGGACGGACATCTGATGGAACATCTCGTCCTCCTCAGCATGGTTGGAGGAAAGATAGAACGGGATCCAGATGTTACCAGTGTGGCTCAAAGAACCATACCAAATTTCATTGCCCCTTGGATCATCCCATTTGTTATTATTGCAAACAACCAGGGCATGAGAGTCGGGATTGTACGTTGAAGGCACAGTTGGAGGCTACTAAGGGTACATCACAGGGGGGACAGCCCTCACAGATGCGACCACAGAAAGGATCACAGAAGAGTCAAGGTGCTCCACGTCAGCAGCGACCACCGTCTTCTCAGGGACAGATATATCATATTCAAGGTCAGGAACCAGCGACTACACAGTATTCTGCTGCGACGTCTTCTCATCAGGCCCTTATAGTACAGCCAGATTTTCATCCACCTCAGCTTTATCCAGcatatcagcctcagactcagtatCAGCAGCCGGTTCCCGCACCTACGATGCCAGCGCAGACCACTTCAGGGATACCACAGCCGAGCTCAGAGGTGGGTCGTGTTTATGCTGTTACACGGGAGGAGGCACAGCGAGCTGAGGGATCGGTTTTCCGAGGTACTATTTCAGTTTATACATTTACTGCAGATTtgttgatagatactggtagttcccatTCATTCATATCTCGGGTATTTCTGGGTAAAATCGGGAGATTGCCTAGTCGTCGGACACATGGGCTGACAATATCTCTACCATCTGGCGAGGTACTAAGTATTAGTCTGGAAGTCAAAGGATGTCCTTTAGACTTCAATGGTCAGACTATTATGGTGGATCTGCAGGTATTAGAGATGGTGGAATTTGATATTATATTAGGCATGGATTGGTTGGCCATGAACCATGCCACAGTCGATTGCGGAGCTAGAGTAGTCACTTTCCGACCTCCCGGTCTACCATGTTGGGTATTCTTTGGAACCAAAAGTGATGGGATAGCAGTCATATCAGCAATGCAAGCGAGGAGATTGTTGGCACAAGGTTGTCAGGGATATTTGCTGTCCATGGTTAAAGCTGGTTCAGATGCATTACCACAGCTCTCGGATGTTGCTATCGTCCGAGAATTTCCAGATGTGTTCCCTGACGGATTCCCCGGTTTGCCTCCTAAAAGGCAAGTCGAGTTTACGATTGAGTTGGTTCCGAGAACTGCACCGGTATCCAAGACCCCCTATCGCATGGCACCCAAGGAGTTAGAGGAGCTGAAGACTCAGTTGCAGGAGCTGTTGGACAGAGGATTTATCCGTCCCAGTGTTTCTCCGTGGGGAGCACCAGTActcttcgttaagaagaaagatggatcactGAGATTATGTATTGATTACCGACAGTTAAATGCGGTCACTATCAAGAACAAATATCCACTGCCACGtatagaggatttatttgatcagctgaagGATACCTGTGTATATTCAAAGATTGATTTGCGCTCAGGCTATCATCAGCTCAGGGTTGGAGATGCGGACATtccgaagacagcatttcgcactcGTTATGGTCATTAcgagttcttggtaatgccatttggtctTACCAATGCCCCAGCAgtgtttatggatctgatgaacagagtgttccttGAGTACTTAGATCAGttcgtcattgtgttcatcgacgatattctgATATATTCCCGATCTGAGGAGGAACACAGgcgacatcttcgcatagttttggAGACGCTACGGCGAGAACAGCTCTATGCGAAGTTTAGTAAATGCGCCTTTTGGCTACCTTCGGTGGGTTTTCTTGGACACGTTGTCTCCAGCAGAGGTATATATGTAGATCCACAGAAGATTGAGGCCATcactagttgggagcagccgaagacaGTACAGGAGATTCGTAGCTTCTTGGGATTAGCTGGGTATTATCGGAGATTTGTTGAGGGCTTTTCCAGCATAGCCTTGCCATTGACACGATTGACCCGGAAGGGAGAGAAGTTTAGCTGGACAGAAtcttgtgagcagagcttccaggaGCTCAAGCAGAGGCTTGTTACTGCACCAGTGTTAGTACTTCCCTCTGGcgtggatggatttgtacttttcaCGGATGCATCATATCAGGAATTGGGTGCCGTACTTATGCAGCGCGATCGTGTGGTGTCATATGCCTCACGTCAGCTGAAGAatcatgagaggaactatccagtCCATGATTTGGAGTTGGCAGCTATCATCTTCGcactgaagatttggcgacatcatttatatgggATCACTTTTGAGATTTATACAGATCATaaaagtctcaaatatctgtttacccAGAAGGAACTGAATTTACGACAGAGAAGATGGATGTAATTCTTGAAAGACTATGACTGCACAATtaactatcacccggggaaagccaaTGTGGTGGCTGATGCTTTGAGCAGGAAATCCCGTGGAATTTTGGTATGCCACCGAGTGATGGTTACAGAGTTGATGCAGAGCTTCTTTGAGTTGGGGTTGATGGAGCAAGCACAGACAGAGCGAGGCTTGCTAgtcaccatggttgctcagtcacctATTGTGGAGCATATCAAAGAGGCTCAGGCTACGGATCAGCATCTGCAGTTTTTACGTAGCAGAGTTACCTCAGGACAGCAGACAGAGTTTACCTGTGATGATAGTGGAATTCTGTATTTCCGCGGCAGATTATGTGTTCCTGAGTCACATCCTGTCCAGGAGGACTCACTACGGGAAGCACATCGATCTAGATTTGCGATTCATCCAGGAGGTACTCGCATGTACAGGGATCTGAAACGATCatactggtggaatggtatgaagaaggaTATTGCGACATTTGTGGCGGAGTGTTTAGTTTGTCAGCAGATTAAGGCAGAGCATCAGAGACCAGCTGGGTTACTGCAGAAGATAGAAAtaccggaatggaaatgggagcatatcacgatggattttgtggtaggactaCCCCGGTCCCGGAagggtcatgatgcgatttgggtaatcgttgatcggttaaccaaatctgcacacttcttaCCGATCCGTCGGACGGATTCGTTGGATCAGTTGGCAGAGTTATACTGCAGAGAGATCACCAGATTGCATGGTATACCTCTgagcattatatcagatagagatccacgatTTACCTCTCGATTTTGGCGGAGTCTCCAGCAGGCCATGGGTACGGAACTCCGTTTTAGTACTGCATTCCACCCTCAGACGGATGGGCAGTCGGAGCGTACTATCCAGACATTGGAGGATCTATTGAGATCTTGTGTTCTGGACTTCGGCGGTAGCTGGGAGGATCATTTGCACTTGGTGGAGTTTGCATACAATAACAGTTACCACTCAGCGATTCAGATGGCACCATTCGAGGCGTTAtatggcagagcatgtagatctcctaCTTTATGGGACGAGGTTGGAGAATCGTCAGTCTTGGGGCCCCAGCGTATTCAGCGAGATACAGAGTTGGTTGGCACCATCAGACACAGAATGTCAGAAGCCCAGGaccgacagaaaagttatgcagatcggagacggagacctttagagttttctgtGGACGGTCATGTGTTCCTGCGAGTGTCTCCTACCAAGGGAGTGAGAAGGTTTGGATTAAAAGGGAAGTTAGCTCCTCGTTACATCAGACCCTTTCAGATACTTAAGAGGATCGGTGAGGTAGCATATCGACTGGCGCTGCCTCCTTCACTTGCCGGGGTgcatgatgtatttcacgtatctatgctgaggaaatATGTACCACATCCTACGCATATTTTGACAGATGTCTCGATCACCCTTCAGCCAGATGTATCATATGAGGAGGTTTCAGTGCGGATATTGGATCGCAAGGAACGCCAGCTGCGAAACAAGACAATCCGATTGGTCAAGGTTGGATGGGAGCATCATTCAGATGACGAGGcaacttgggagctggaggatgagATCCGAGCGCGGTACCCACGGTTGTTTGATGAAGGTATgtaaattatttcatttaatgaTTGACTTCGCATGTCGTTGGTCGTTTATTGCATTTATGtcataaatttggggaccaaatttttattagtgggggagaatgtaaaatccaACCATCCAATAATATTGGTTATTAGGGtaatatgtaacgcccgccctccctgctaaccctaagggacggggctacgatactctacgtacatactacagcggaagacttaaaaacattttcttagtttaaataaaaccgaactacactaatatggtttccataacatgataataagataaataaaaacataacatcaagtcacacatatagtactacaatttacgaaaccaaagcgtaattcttaaaaggttcttaaagcaggttcttatttggttgtctagccaccgccacacacatctccttgcctctcctgctgctcctttatctcatccagctttttcctttatctgtggtacaaggaaagtaagctatgagcactcatggctcagtaagttcctttcctactcactaaaaccaaaaatcatcacataatcaaagaatgtctcaacataacataatctcaactagtcatagcataacatatcatactctttaagcatatcatgcaacatagcaacatcataactagtcatggcatattatctcttacagcatagcatgaaacataacataatcatatctaatcatggcatatcatagtatcatcttaAGGTAGCGtagcatatcaagttcttaaagcatagcatgaaacataacctaagcatatctaattatggcatatcatagtatcatcataaggtgacatggcatatcaagctcttaaggcatagcatgaaacataacataatcatatctaatcatggcatatcataaatcatagcatcatcacaacatgatcataaattatatgcaatatgattttgaaaacatgtatccgaaaaacatgtgtatgtctcatgatcttttaaaatcatttcttcttcttacatatatacttgaacataatatcaacatattggggatcccggcttagtaccacatacatacataatgcgcgcatcctaagtagatccaaggtagctagtcttgaacctactaggaaactaggcccgtagctcgacctaggggcacgtaaggagcccaccctttactaggttcgacctaggggcataaggagcccacccttttggtacaagccattcaaagtaaaatacatgtcatacttatacatatcatacatcatacaagcatgcatcacttaggcatacatcatataaaagtatgcatcacttaggcatacatcatgtcataaaagtatgcatcacttaggcatacatcatataaaagtatgcatcacttaggcatacatcatatcaacatgcatatcataaaagcatacatattttaagcacatagcatatcatcaaagtatgcatatttccttccacatagcatatcataaaagcatgcatattttaagcacataatcacttcatcaaagcatgcatatttctatccacatggcatatcacaaaagcatgcatattttaagcatatagcatatcatccaagcatgcatatttctatctacataacatatcataaaagcatgcatattttaagcacataacatatcatcaaaacatgcatatttctaagcacatatcatatcatgaaaagtataaatcacaagcatac from Zingiber officinale cultivar Zhangliang chromosome 4B, Zo_v1.1, whole genome shotgun sequence includes:
- the LOC121978427 gene encoding uncharacterized protein LOC121978427 translates to MEYNAEFCRLAEFCPHLVAQDYDRMQQFTQGLAAYIRLRMSRFPGSSYREVLDRALFIEMTQQQVNQEKGHDKQSSQKRGNKGQSSQATTGGSSRPQKSGRTSDGTSRPPQHGWRKDRTGSRCYQCGSKNHTKFHCPLDHPICYYCKQPGHESRDCTLKAQLEATKGTSQGGQPSQMRPQKGSQKSQGAPRQQRPPSSQGQIYHIQGQEPATTQYSAATSSHQALIVQPDFHPPQLYPAYQPQTQYQQPVPAPTMPAQTTSGIPQPSSEVGRVYAVTREEAQRAEGSVFRGTISVYTFTADLLIDTGSSHSFISRVFLGKIGRLPSRRTHGLTISLPSGEVLSISLEVKGCPLDFNGQTIMVDLQVLEMVEFDIILGMDWLAMNHATVDCGARVVTFRPPGLPCWVFFGTKSDGIAVISAMQARRLLAQGCQGYLLSMVKAGSDALPQLSDVAIVREFPDVFPDGFPGLPPKRQVEFTIELVPRTAPVSKTPYRMAPKELEELKTQLQELLDRGFIRPSVSPWGAPVLFVKKKDGSLRLCIDYRQLNAVTIKNKYPLPRIEDLFDQLKDTCVYSKIDLRSGYHQLRVGDADIPKTAFRTRYGHYEFLVMPFGLTNAPAVFMDLMNRVFLEYLDQFVIVFIDDILIYSRSEEEHRRHLRIVLETLRREQLYAKFSKCAFWLPSVGFLGHVVSSRGIYVDPQKIEAITSWEQPKTHSLAIDTIDPEGREV